In one Aquabacterium sp. OR-4 genomic region, the following are encoded:
- the argG gene encoding argininosuccinate synthase, whose protein sequence is MGANILQKLPVGERVGIAFSGGLDTSAAVLWMRKKGAVPCAYTANLGQPDETDYDEIPRKALAYGAEMARLIDCRAQLVAEGIAAIQCGAFHITTAGATYFNTTPLGRAVTGTALVVAMRDDGVNIWGDGSTYKGNDIERFYRYGLLANPALRIYKPWLDQTFIDELGGRKEMSEFLIANGFDYKMSVEKAYSTDSNMLGATHEAKDLEFLNAGIRIVNPIMGVAFWRDDVVVKAEEVTVRFEEGQPVALNGRTFASAVDLFEEANRIGGRHGLGMCDQIENRIIEAKSRGIYEAPGMALLHIAYERLVTGIHNEDTIEQYRANGRRLGKLLYQGRWFDPQSLMLRETAQRWVARAITGEVTLELRRGNDYSLLDTASPNLTYAPERLSMEKVEDAAFTPADRIGQLTMRNLDISDTRDKLGIYTRTGLLGGAEGSIPLLSSPGGESGSGSSGQ, encoded by the coding sequence GTGGGCGCCAACATCCTTCAGAAGCTTCCCGTCGGCGAACGCGTCGGCATCGCGTTTTCCGGTGGCCTGGACACCAGCGCCGCCGTGCTGTGGATGCGCAAGAAGGGCGCCGTGCCCTGCGCCTACACCGCCAACCTGGGCCAGCCCGACGAGACGGATTACGACGAGATCCCGCGCAAGGCCCTGGCCTACGGCGCCGAGATGGCGCGCCTGATCGACTGCCGCGCGCAGCTGGTGGCCGAGGGCATTGCCGCCATCCAGTGCGGGGCCTTCCACATCACCACCGCCGGTGCCACCTACTTCAACACCACGCCGCTGGGCCGCGCCGTGACCGGCACCGCGCTGGTGGTGGCGATGCGCGACGACGGCGTCAACATCTGGGGCGACGGCAGCACCTACAAGGGCAATGACATCGAGCGCTTCTACCGCTACGGCCTGCTGGCCAACCCGGCGCTGCGCATCTACAAGCCCTGGCTCGACCAGACCTTCATCGACGAGCTGGGCGGCCGCAAGGAGATGAGCGAGTTCCTCATCGCCAACGGCTTCGACTACAAGATGAGCGTCGAAAAGGCCTACAGCACCGACAGCAACATGCTGGGCGCCACGCACGAGGCCAAGGACCTCGAGTTCCTGAACGCCGGCATCCGCATCGTCAACCCGATCATGGGCGTGGCCTTCTGGCGCGACGACGTGGTGGTCAAGGCCGAAGAGGTGACCGTGCGCTTCGAGGAAGGCCAGCCGGTGGCACTGAACGGCCGCACGTTTGCCAGCGCGGTCGATTTGTTCGAGGAAGCCAACCGCATCGGCGGCCGCCATGGCCTGGGCATGTGCGACCAGATCGAGAACCGCATCATCGAGGCCAAGAGCCGCGGCATCTACGAGGCCCCGGGCATGGCCCTGCTGCACATCGCCTACGAGCGCCTGGTCACCGGCATCCACAACGAAGACACCATCGAGCAGTACCGCGCCAATGGCCGCCGCCTGGGCAAGCTGCTGTACCAGGGCCGCTGGTTCGACCCGCAAAGCCTGATGCTGCGCGAGACCGCCCAGCGCTGGGTGGCACGCGCCATCACCGGCGAGGTGACGCTGGAGCTGCGCCGCGGCAACGACTACTCGCTGCTCGACACCGCCAGCCCCAACCTCACCTACGCGCCCGAGCGCCTGAGCATGGAGAAGGTGGAAGACGCCGCGTTCACGCCGGCCGACCGCATCGGCCAGCTGACCATGCGCAATCTCGACATCAGCGACACGCGCGACAAGCTGGGCATCTACACCCGCACCGGCCTGCTGGGCGGTGCCGAGGGCTCGATCCCGCTGCTGTCGTCGCCGGGCGGCGAGTCGGGCAGCGGTTCGTCGGGCCAGTGA
- a CDS encoding DNA-3-methyladenine glycosylase 2 family protein, with protein sequence MPRPTHTPLTTHGDGSEGALQGDAAYQVLRSRDARFDGRLFVGVTSTGIYCRPVCRVRQPRRENCRFFGQAALAEAAGFRPCLRCRPELAPGLSLTDSSDVLAAQAARLLAQAVHEGVDDALPAILPGVAARLGITDRHLRRIFQRAHGVTPMAWLTTQRLLLAKQLLTDTSLPVTQVALASGFASVRRFNAAFAQRYRLQPGALRKQSADGTAAAAAPRSAAHAGLARHAAHAAGDELRLAWRPPYDLAGVLSFLGARALPGIEQVDGLALRRTLALRHQGQVLAGWVQARFDADRHELRLALAPSLMPAVAAVRERARQALDLDADPARIDAQMAGLPGPARPGVRVPGGWCGFESAMRVILGQQVTVAAARTLTRRLVERFGTPLDTPFAGLDRLFPSAATLAAAAPEDIGTLGIVRQRVRALQALAQAVADGQLQLHRAAPLQPTLDALTALPGIGDWSAQLIAMRALAWPDAWPASDIGILNALGTRDVKAASAQAEAWRPWRAYAVMNLWLSLELSPPLRTDEAPAKRPGLPAGPCKHLETTP encoded by the coding sequence ATGCCCCGCCCCACCCACACCCCCCTCACCACCCACGGCGACGGCAGCGAGGGTGCGCTGCAGGGCGATGCCGCCTACCAGGTGCTGCGCAGCCGCGATGCGCGCTTTGACGGCCGGCTGTTCGTCGGCGTCACCTCCACCGGCATCTACTGCCGGCCGGTGTGCCGGGTGCGCCAGCCGCGGCGCGAGAACTGCCGCTTCTTCGGCCAGGCGGCGCTGGCCGAGGCGGCGGGCTTTCGCCCCTGCCTGCGCTGCCGGCCCGAGCTGGCGCCCGGCCTGTCGCTGACCGACTCGTCCGATGTGCTGGCCGCCCAGGCCGCGCGCCTGCTGGCCCAGGCGGTGCACGAGGGCGTGGATGACGCGCTGCCGGCCATCCTGCCCGGCGTGGCGGCCCGCCTGGGCATCACCGACCGGCACCTGCGCCGCATCTTCCAGCGCGCCCATGGCGTCACGCCGATGGCCTGGCTCACCACCCAGCGCCTGCTGCTGGCCAAGCAGCTGCTCACCGACACCTCGCTGCCGGTCACCCAGGTGGCCCTGGCCAGCGGCTTTGCCAGCGTGCGCCGCTTCAACGCCGCCTTTGCCCAGCGCTACCGGCTGCAGCCCGGCGCGCTGCGCAAGCAGTCGGCCGATGGCACGGCGGCCGCGGCAGCACCGCGCAGCGCCGCCCATGCGGGCCTGGCAAGGCACGCGGCCCATGCCGCCGGCGACGAGCTGCGCCTGGCCTGGCGGCCACCTTACGACCTGGCCGGCGTGCTGAGCTTTCTGGGCGCGCGTGCGCTGCCCGGCATCGAGCAGGTCGACGGCCTCGCGCTGCGGCGCACGCTGGCGCTCAGGCACCAGGGGCAGGTGCTGGCCGGCTGGGTGCAGGCGCGTTTTGATGCCGATCGGCACGAGCTGCGCCTGGCGCTGGCGCCCAGCCTGATGCCGGCAGTGGCCGCGGTGCGCGAGCGCGCCCGCCAGGCGCTCGATCTGGATGCCGACCCGGCGCGCATCGATGCGCAGATGGCCGGCCTGCCCGGCCCGGCGCGCCCTGGCGTGCGCGTGCCGGGTGGCTGGTGCGGCTTTGAATCGGCGATGCGGGTGATCCTCGGCCAGCAGGTCACGGTGGCCGCGGCGCGCACCCTCACCCGGCGCCTGGTCGAGCGTTTCGGCACGCCGCTCGACACCCCCTTTGCCGGGCTCGACCGGCTGTTTCCCAGCGCCGCCACGCTGGCCGCCGCGGCACCCGAGGACATCGGCACGCTGGGCATCGTGCGCCAGCGCGTGCGTGCGCTGCAGGCGCTGGCCCAGGCGGTGGCCGACGGCCAGCTGCAGTTGCACCGCGCTGCCCCGCTGCAGCCCACGCTCGATGCGCTGACCGCCCTGCCCGGCATCGGCGACTGGAGCGCGCAGCTGATCGCGATGCGCGCGCTGGCCTGGCCCGACGCCTGGCCGGCCAGCGACATCGGCATCCTCAACGCGCTGGGCACCCGCGACGTGAAGGCCGCCAGCGCCCAGGCCGAGGCCTGGCGGCCCTGGCGCGCCTATGCCGTGATGAACCTGTGGCTGAGCCTGGAGCTCAGTCCGCCCCTGCGCACGGACGAAGCCCCGGCCAAGCGCCCCGGCCTGCCCGCCGGGCCGTGCAAGCACCTGGAGACCACCCCATGA
- a CDS encoding phosphomannomutase/phosphoglucomutase encodes MQVHASVFKAYDIRGVVGKTIDETFAEHLGRAFGSEAVAAGEKAVAVGRDGRVSGPGLAAALIRGLKSTGLDVVDLGAVTTPMLYYVAATRSAQGCSSGIQVTGSHNPKDYNGFKMVLAGRAIYGDDIQKLRQRMESETYTAKRGRVGKMDILAEYTQRILGDCQLKRPMKIVVDSGNGIPGASAPGILRAMGCEVVDLYSQVDGDFPNHHPDPSKPENLEVLKTVVRATGAELGLAFDGDGDRLGVVTAGGNIIYPDRQIMLFARDILKRNKRAHIIFDVKCSQRVPEVIKAAGGKPLLWKTGHSLVKAKLKEIGAPFAGEMSGHLFFGERWYGFDDAMYTAARLLEILSREKNPSAVLDALPTSFSTPELNVPCAEGEHHQVVADLLARVADGRLAFPGGEVGTIDGLRVDFADGFGLIRGSNTTPVLVLRFEGHSAEALARIEKQFMAALREVKPDAHIQQAAH; translated from the coding sequence ATGCAAGTCCACGCCAGTGTCTTCAAGGCCTACGATATCCGCGGCGTCGTCGGCAAGACGATCGACGAGACCTTTGCCGAGCACCTGGGCCGCGCCTTCGGCAGCGAGGCCGTTGCCGCTGGCGAGAAGGCCGTGGCGGTGGGCCGCGATGGCCGTGTCTCGGGCCCCGGCCTGGCGGCAGCGCTGATCCGCGGCCTCAAGAGCACCGGTCTCGACGTGGTGGACCTCGGCGCCGTGACCACGCCGATGCTGTATTACGTGGCCGCCACGCGCAGCGCGCAGGGCTGCAGCTCGGGCATCCAGGTCACCGGCAGCCACAACCCCAAGGACTACAACGGCTTCAAGATGGTGCTGGCCGGCCGCGCCATCTATGGCGACGACATCCAGAAGCTGCGCCAGCGCATGGAGTCCGAGACCTACACCGCCAAACGCGGCCGCGTCGGCAAGATGGACATCCTGGCCGAGTACACCCAGCGCATCCTGGGTGATTGCCAGCTCAAGCGGCCGATGAAGATCGTGGTCGATTCGGGCAACGGCATTCCGGGCGCCAGCGCGCCCGGCATCCTGCGTGCGATGGGCTGCGAGGTGGTCGACCTGTACTCGCAGGTGGACGGCGACTTCCCCAACCACCACCCCGATCCCAGCAAGCCCGAGAACCTGGAAGTGCTCAAGACCGTGGTGCGCGCCACCGGTGCCGAGCTGGGCCTGGCCTTCGACGGCGACGGCGACCGCCTGGGCGTGGTCACCGCCGGCGGCAACATCATTTATCCCGACCGGCAGATCATGCTGTTCGCGCGCGACATCCTCAAGCGCAACAAGCGCGCGCACATCATTTTCGACGTGAAGTGCTCGCAGCGCGTGCCCGAGGTCATCAAGGCCGCCGGCGGCAAGCCGCTGCTGTGGAAGACCGGCCACTCGCTGGTCAAGGCCAAGCTCAAGGAAATTGGCGCGCCCTTTGCCGGCGAGATGAGCGGCCACCTGTTCTTCGGCGAGCGCTGGTACGGCTTCGACGATGCCATGTACACGGCCGCCCGCCTGCTCGAGATCCTGAGCCGCGAGAAGAACCCCAGCGCCGTGCTTGACGCGCTGCCCACCAGCTTCTCCACCCCCGAGCTCAACGTGCCCTGCGCCGAGGGCGAGCACCACCAGGTGGTGGCCGATCTGCTGGCTCGCGTGGCCGATGGCCGCCTGGCCTTCCCGGGCGGCGAGGTTGGCACCATCGACGGCCTGCGCGTCGACTTCGCCGACGGCTTCGGCCTGATTCGCGGCAGCAACACCACGCCGGTGCTGGTGCTGCGCTTTGAAGGCCACAGCGCCGAGGCGCTGGCGCGCATCGAGAAGCAGTTCATGGCCGCGCTGCGCGAGGTCAAGCCCGACGCGCACATCCAGCAGGCCGCGCACTGA
- a CDS encoding GGDEF domain-containing protein, giving the protein MWDSSTIELPTGALTQPMGLEPHARPACLVVYSGAETGRRLVLEPGSSVIGRGHGASLYLDDPNLSRRHAELQVSAQGICLRDLGSSNGSWVNGRRIEQPQWLADGDRVCLGKLQLRFLAAGNPESAVHARAWHLANVDGLTGAWNRRYWRDALATAVRLAAQGGPPPAVLCGDLDFFKRVNDQYGHSAGDTLLQQVVQRVQARLRQGDLLGRLGGEEFGVLLPGTPQATALALAERLREAVASQGFMLDDGTGGGNLQHHQTMSWGVACWSLERADAPALIDLADRRLYEAKHGGRNCVRG; this is encoded by the coding sequence ATGTGGGACTCATCGACCATCGAACTGCCAACCGGCGCGCTCACCCAGCCGATGGGTCTTGAGCCGCATGCGCGCCCGGCCTGCCTGGTGGTCTACAGCGGCGCCGAAACCGGCCGCCGCCTGGTGCTGGAGCCCGGCAGCTCGGTGATCGGTCGCGGCCACGGCGCCAGCCTGTACCTCGACGACCCGAACCTCAGCCGCCGCCATGCCGAGCTGCAGGTGTCGGCGCAAGGCATCTGCCTGCGCGACCTGGGTTCGTCGAACGGCAGCTGGGTGAACGGCCGGCGCATCGAGCAGCCGCAGTGGCTGGCCGATGGCGACCGGGTCTGCCTGGGCAAGCTGCAGCTGCGCTTTCTGGCCGCCGGCAACCCTGAATCGGCCGTGCATGCGCGCGCCTGGCACCTGGCCAACGTGGATGGCCTGACCGGCGCATGGAACCGCCGCTACTGGCGCGATGCGCTGGCCACCGCCGTGCGCCTGGCGGCCCAGGGCGGCCCGCCGCCGGCGGTGCTGTGCGGCGACCTCGACTTCTTCAAGCGCGTCAACGACCAGTACGGCCACAGCGCCGGCGACACGCTGCTGCAGCAGGTGGTGCAGCGCGTGCAGGCGCGGCTGCGCCAGGGCGATCTGCTGGGCCGCCTGGGCGGCGAGGAGTTTGGCGTGCTGCTGCCAGGCACGCCACAGGCCACGGCGCTGGCGCTGGCCGAGCGGCTGCGCGAGGCCGTGGCCAGCCAGGGCTTCATGCTCGATGACGGCACTGGCGGCGGCAACCTGCAGCACCACCAGACCATGAGCTGGGGCGTGGCCTGCTGGTCGCTCGAGCGGGCCGACGCACCGGCCCTGATCGACCTGGCCGACCGCCGCCTCTACGAGGCCAAGCACGGCGGACGCAACTGCGTGCGCGGCTGA
- a CDS encoding cytochrome-c peroxidase: MPIARPSLTAASLLICALVLSACGGGSETEAERTAQQADDLASRTVVSDSAQPSDADPPALQADGTPASPAPTMRAQAAAVTPVDSEAAIEAGNLLFHDVRLSASGRMSCGTCHVEGSGHADAPGTRLPLGGPLLDQAGMRSSMTGRYLNLTPPFRLSLLGTPSGGYLWDGRADDRFGQAFHGGPFFNPVEQALPGSATEPKALTDLVRSAPYWPQIQALYVDAPEKIASDTALFKEVAVLLEVYQRGDADYNLFDSKFDQVQAGKASFTEAEARGWALFSNPQRGNCVACHTASLTKTSLFTNFGYAALGVPRNHAGPKNADPAYFDLGLCAREKARTNNVADLLVKLLPRYCGLFKTPTLRNVEHTGPYFHNAAVTTLEDAVRFHFERDTQAARWYRKADGSADRRYNDLPWYYRGNLAAGRPFNGAWQPGNQDIADLLAFLKTLNDADQGTGTPH, encoded by the coding sequence ATGCCCATTGCCCGACCTTCCCTCACGGCCGCCAGCCTGTTGATCTGCGCCCTGGTGCTGAGCGCCTGCGGTGGCGGCAGCGAGACCGAGGCCGAGCGCACGGCCCAGCAGGCCGATGACCTGGCCAGCCGCACCGTGGTCTCGGACAGCGCCCAGCCCAGCGACGCCGATCCGCCCGCACTGCAAGCCGACGGCACGCCCGCCAGCCCGGCGCCGACCATGCGCGCCCAGGCCGCCGCGGTCACCCCGGTGGACAGCGAAGCGGCCATCGAGGCCGGCAACCTGTTGTTCCACGATGTGCGGCTGTCGGCCAGCGGCCGCATGTCCTGCGGCACCTGCCACGTCGAGGGCTCGGGCCATGCCGACGCGCCGGGCACGCGGCTGCCGCTGGGCGGGCCCCTGCTCGACCAGGCCGGCATGCGCTCGTCGATGACCGGTCGCTACCTGAACCTGACGCCACCGTTCCGCCTGAGCCTGCTGGGCACGCCCTCGGGCGGCTACCTGTGGGACGGCCGGGCCGACGACCGCTTCGGCCAGGCCTTTCACGGCGGGCCGTTCTTCAACCCGGTGGAGCAGGCGCTGCCGGGCAGCGCCACCGAGCCCAAGGCCCTGACCGACCTGGTGCGCAGCGCGCCGTACTGGCCGCAGATCCAGGCGCTGTACGTCGATGCGCCCGAGAAGATCGCCAGCGACACCGCGCTGTTCAAGGAGGTGGCGGTGCTGCTCGAGGTGTACCAGCGTGGCGACGCCGACTACAACCTGTTCGACAGCAAGTTCGACCAGGTGCAGGCCGGCAAGGCCAGCTTCACCGAGGCCGAGGCGCGCGGCTGGGCGCTGTTCAGCAACCCGCAGCGCGGCAACTGCGTGGCCTGCCACACCGCCTCGCTGACCAAGACCTCGCTGTTCACCAACTTCGGCTATGCCGCGCTGGGTGTGCCGCGCAACCATGCCGGCCCCAAGAACGCCGACCCGGCCTACTTTGACCTGGGCCTGTGCGCCCGCGAGAAGGCCCGCACCAACAACGTGGCCGATCTGCTGGTCAAGCTGCTGCCGCGCTACTGCGGCCTGTTCAAGACGCCCACGCTGCGCAACGTCGAGCACACCGGCCCGTACTTTCACAATGCCGCGGTGACCACGCTGGAAGACGCGGTGCGCTTCCACTTCGAGCGCGACACGCAGGCCGCGCGGTGGTATCGCAAGGCCGATGGCTCGGCCGACCGGCGCTACAACGATCTGCCCTGGTACTACCGCGGCAACCTGGCGGCGGGCCGGCCGTTCAATGGTGCCTGGCAGCCGGGCAACCAGGACATCGCCGACCTGCTGGCCTTTCTCAAGACCCTGAACGACGCCGACCAGGGCACCGGCACGCCGCACTGA
- a CDS encoding DMT family transporter, protein MKSRDLIDLLLLAAIWGSSFLFMRLAAPAFGPVALAFVRVAGAALMLLPLLVWRGEWPALRAHWRLMLVLGLTNSGLPFLCFGYAALTLPAGLASIFNAATPMTTALIAWAWLGDPLSRPRALGLAIGFAGVAGLALQKSLAGGTLGGWQLDGGAALAVGACLLGTLMYGHAGNFSRRHLSGVPAMALATGTQAAAALALAVPAALTWPATPPSPAHWAMAAALALLCSALAYILYFRLIARVGPTSAATVTFLVPVFASAWGALVLGEALTLPMLLGGLVILAGTALVLGLWPRRRPAAAA, encoded by the coding sequence ATGAAAAGCCGCGACCTGATCGACCTGCTGCTGCTGGCCGCCATCTGGGGCAGCTCGTTCCTGTTCATGCGCCTGGCGGCGCCGGCCTTCGGGCCGGTGGCCCTGGCCTTTGTGCGGGTGGCCGGCGCGGCGCTGATGCTGCTGCCGCTGCTGGTGTGGCGCGGCGAGTGGCCGGCGCTGCGCGCGCACTGGCGCCTGATGCTGGTGCTGGGCCTCACCAATTCGGGCCTGCCCTTCCTGTGCTTCGGCTACGCGGCACTCACGCTGCCGGCCGGCCTGGCCTCGATCTTCAATGCCGCCACACCCATGACCACGGCCCTGATCGCCTGGGCCTGGCTGGGTGACCCCTTGAGCCGGCCGCGCGCCCTCGGCCTGGCCATCGGCTTTGCCGGCGTGGCCGGGCTGGCGCTGCAGAAGTCGCTGGCCGGTGGCACGCTCGGCGGCTGGCAGCTCGACGGCGGCGCCGCGCTGGCCGTGGGCGCCTGCCTGCTGGGCACGCTGATGTACGGCCATGCCGGCAACTTCTCGCGCCGGCACCTGAGCGGCGTGCCGGCCATGGCCTTGGCCACCGGCACCCAGGCCGCTGCGGCGCTGGCGCTGGCCGTGCCGGCCGCCCTCACCTGGCCGGCCACGCCACCCTCGCCGGCGCACTGGGCCATGGCCGCGGCACTGGCGCTGCTGTGCTCGGCGCTGGCCTACATCCTGTACTTCCGGCTGATCGCCCGCGTGGGGCCCACGTCAGCCGCCACCGTCACTTTTCTGGTGCCGGTGTTCGCCAGCGCCTGGGGCGCGCTGGTGCTGGGCGAGGCCCTCACGCTGCCCATGTTGCTGGGCGGCCTGGTGATCCTGGCCGGCACGGCCCTGGTGCTGGGCCTGTGGCCCCGCCGGCGACCGGCCGCGGCAGCCTAA
- a CDS encoding LytR/AlgR family response regulator transcription factor, translating into MTDRLPEHPARLPHGRPAPTALVADDEPALARALVAQLATAWPALRIVAVARHGDEAAERIAALQPDLAFLDIQMPGQSGLDVAEGIEGPTRVVFVTAYDQHAVQAFDQQALDYLLKPVSHERLARTVARLQQHLAADHAAATGQAPAPAADARLLAALRQLAQAPAPPASPPLRWIRASAGDLTHQLAVEQVLFFRADDKYTCVQTAGAEHLIRTPIVELAAQLDAQQFVQVHRSTLVNLAHLAGTRRDEASRLWLRLHGWPHELPVSRAYVHLFKPM; encoded by the coding sequence ATGACAGACCGCCTGCCGGAACACCCCGCCCGCCTGCCCCACGGCCGCCCCGCGCCCACGGCCCTGGTGGCCGATGACGAACCCGCGCTGGCCCGCGCCCTGGTGGCCCAGCTGGCCACGGCCTGGCCGGCACTGCGCATCGTGGCCGTGGCGCGCCACGGCGACGAGGCCGCCGAGCGCATTGCCGCGCTGCAGCCCGACCTGGCCTTTCTGGACATCCAGATGCCCGGCCAGAGCGGGCTGGACGTGGCCGAGGGCATCGAAGGCCCGACCCGGGTGGTCTTTGTCACCGCCTACGACCAGCATGCGGTGCAGGCCTTCGACCAGCAGGCACTCGACTACCTGCTCAAGCCAGTCAGCCACGAGCGCCTGGCGCGCACCGTGGCCCGGCTGCAGCAGCACCTGGCAGCCGACCACGCGGCCGCCACGGGCCAGGCCCCCGCGCCGGCCGCCGATGCCCGGCTGCTGGCCGCCCTGCGCCAGCTGGCCCAGGCCCCGGCCCCGCCGGCCAGCCCGCCGCTGCGCTGGATACGTGCCAGCGCCGGCGACCTGACCCACCAGCTGGCGGTGGAGCAGGTGCTGTTCTTTCGCGCCGACGACAAGTACACCTGCGTGCAGACGGCCGGCGCCGAGCACCTGATCCGCACGCCCATCGTCGAGCTGGCGGCGCAGCTCGATGCGCAGCAGTTCGTGCAGGTGCACCGCTCGACCCTGGTCAACCTGGCGCACCTGGCCGGCACCCGGCGCGACGAGGCCAGCCGCCTGTGGCTGCGCCTGCACGGCTGGCCGCACGAGCTGCCGGTGAGCCGGGCCTACGTGCACCTGTTCAAGCCGATGTAG
- a CDS encoding sensor histidine kinase codes for MNTPAAAAAAATATATATAAPAGPAPAARPNLWQQAWRNWHDWRHRPALLSRDWCLAWLCTLAFCMAIALIFTVIGYLVHCRNGCRVSPAGWALWYGRNLIVSLSIGALIHLMHEVLGRTWLTVARLRRWPMWRRSLVFTLVTLVGMAIGWPLGMQLAGFDLGPVRHYLGGQARIDVTGSLLLSLLIGLGFHLWFSAKARQLEAERRATEAQLKLMQGQIEPHFLFNTLAGVVATIEADPPRARQMLQAFTDHLRHALGALRRDDGPLADELALAGTYLQLMQLRMEDRLQVCIEAEPAAAAAVVPPLLLQPLIENAIHHGLEPAIDGGTVTVQARVLDGRLVLSVHDNGRGLDAPPRPGHPGHRGNGVALHNLRERLASRYGTAATLSVVAAHPGTRATLVLPLQAPPT; via the coding sequence ATGAACACCCCCGCTGCCGCTGCCGCTGCCGCCACCGCCACCGCCACCGCCACCGCTGCTCCGGCCGGGCCCGCCCCGGCCGCCCGCCCGAACCTGTGGCAGCAGGCCTGGCGCAACTGGCACGACTGGCGCCACCGCCCGGCCCTGCTCAGCCGCGACTGGTGCCTGGCCTGGCTGTGCACGCTGGCCTTCTGCATGGCCATCGCGCTGATCTTCACGGTGATCGGCTACCTGGTGCACTGCCGCAACGGCTGCCGCGTCAGCCCGGCCGGCTGGGCGCTCTGGTACGGGCGCAACCTGATCGTCAGCCTGAGCATCGGCGCCCTGATCCACCTGATGCACGAAGTGCTCGGCCGAACCTGGCTCACGGTGGCGCGCCTGCGCCGCTGGCCGATGTGGCGGCGCAGCCTGGTGTTCACGCTGGTGACGCTGGTAGGCATGGCCATCGGCTGGCCGCTGGGCATGCAGCTGGCGGGCTTCGACCTCGGCCCGGTGCGCCACTACCTGGGCGGGCAGGCCCGCATCGATGTCACCGGCTCGCTGCTGCTGTCGCTGCTGATCGGCCTGGGCTTTCACCTGTGGTTCAGCGCCAAGGCGCGCCAGCTCGAGGCCGAGCGCCGCGCCACCGAGGCCCAGCTCAAGCTGATGCAGGGCCAGATCGAACCGCACTTCCTGTTCAACACCCTGGCCGGCGTGGTGGCCACGATCGAGGCCGACCCGCCGCGCGCGCGGCAGATGCTGCAGGCCTTCACCGACCACCTGCGCCACGCGCTGGGCGCGCTGCGCCGCGACGACGGCCCGCTGGCCGACGAGCTGGCGCTGGCCGGCACCTACCTGCAGCTGATGCAGCTGCGCATGGAAGACCGGCTGCAGGTGTGCATCGAGGCCGAGCCGGCCGCCGCCGCCGCCGTGGTGCCGCCGCTGCTGCTGCAGCCGCTGATCGAGAACGCCATCCACCACGGGCTGGAGCCGGCCATCGACGGCGGCACCGTCACCGTGCAGGCGCGGGTGCTGGATGGCCGGCTGGTGCTGAGCGTGCACGACAACGGCCGCGGCCTCGATGCCCCGCCCCGCCCCGGCCACCCTGGCCACCGCGGCAACGGCGTGGCCCTGCACAACCTGCGCGAGCGCCTGGCCTCGCGCTACGGCACGGCGGCCACGCTGAGCGTGGTGGCGGCCCACCCCGGCACGCGGGCCACGCTGGTGCTGCCGCTGCAGGCCCCGCCCACCTGA
- a CDS encoding methylated-DNA--[protein]-cysteine S-methyltransferase — protein MTPHPKIEAQTRIASPLGLLLATATAHGLAGLWFDAQQHHPGTLNVPDTPHHPHLQAAAQALALYFDGQPPPAVALDLHGTPFQCAVWQALLAIGHGRTSTYAEVAASVGRPAAVRAAGAAIGRNPVGILVPCHRVLGRDGSLTGYAGGLQRKQALLQLEGAQRSILAA, from the coding sequence ATGACCCCGCACCCCAAGATCGAGGCGCAGACGCGCATCGCCAGCCCGCTGGGCCTGCTGCTGGCCACCGCCACCGCGCACGGCCTGGCCGGCCTGTGGTTCGATGCCCAGCAGCACCACCCCGGCACGCTGAACGTGCCCGACACGCCGCACCACCCGCATCTGCAGGCCGCCGCGCAGGCGCTGGCGCTGTACTTCGACGGCCAGCCGCCGCCGGCCGTGGCGCTGGATCTGCACGGCACGCCCTTCCAGTGCGCCGTGTGGCAGGCGCTGCTGGCCATCGGCCACGGCCGCACCAGCACCTACGCCGAGGTGGCCGCCAGCGTGGGTCGGCCGGCGGCGGTGCGCGCCGCCGGCGCCGCCATCGGCCGCAACCCGGTCGGCATCCTGGTGCCCTGCCACCGGGTGCTGGGCCGCGACGGCAGCCTCACCGGCTATGCCGGCGGCCTGCAGCGCAAGCAGGCGCTGCTGCAGCTGGAAGGCGCGCAGCGCTCGATCCTCGCCGCATGA